A region of Bacteroidia bacterium DNA encodes the following proteins:
- a CDS encoding DUF5683 domain-containing protein has product MCYNIYRKHRFIWIGFVIFWNCYTAWAQDTIRNVPPSPYNPDRAAIYSAILPGTGQVYVKKYWKVPIIYVLGAGTIWTVHYNHKEYKIVQRELEFRNKNNGMVQNEIFKNVSSDALRTYAEERRRYRDLFAIVTALIYVGNIIDAYVDAHLATYDISDDLSLKFQPILRTPEHSSESMYAGISLTIGLNKRCFSR; this is encoded by the coding sequence ATGTGTTACAATATCTACCGCAAGCATAGATTTATTTGGATTGGCTTTGTAATTTTTTGGAACTGCTACACTGCTTGGGCACAAGATACTATAAGAAACGTGCCACCTTCACCGTATAATCCCGATAGAGCTGCGATATATTCTGCAATTCTGCCAGGAACAGGTCAAGTGTATGTAAAAAAATATTGGAAAGTTCCGATTATTTATGTTTTAGGGGCAGGTACAATTTGGACAGTGCATTACAATCATAAAGAGTACAAAATTGTACAAAGAGAGTTAGAGTTTCGGAATAAAAATAATGGCATGGTTCAAAATGAAATTTTCAAAAATGTATCTTCTGATGCTCTGCGAACTTACGCAGAAGAGCGCAGGCGCTATCGAGATTTATTCGCTATTGTAACCGCGTTGATTTATGTAGGTAACATTATAGACGCTTACGTGGATGCACACTTAGCTACCTACGACATTTCTGACGACTTGTCATTAAAATTTCAGCCTATTTTGAGAACACCTGAACATTCTTCTGAAAGTATGTATGCAGGAATCAGTTTAACTATTGGTTTGAACAAAAGGTGCTTTTCAAGGTAG
- a CDS encoding alpha/beta hydrolase: protein MHLTLSDGALLYYEVLPCTAKQDTDWIVWLNGLTQSTLSWKLTTPYFEKTHHQLLVDFIFQGQSSAAPHFRTFENHATDIFTLLEHLNISTAHIAGISYGGAVVLRMMHLYSQKIKSAILISTFAYKTPYFDAIGEMWKKALLVGGYEHLVEVILPIGLGASYFENPVIPIDVLKNNRISQQLKPENILALMQATASSERNYLPVIAQNPTKSLIIHGEEDFLCPPKFGQDLHQVLPNSKLIVIPKAGHTLNLEAVPQLAAHILSFIS, encoded by the coding sequence ATGCATTTGACTTTGTCTGATGGTGCTTTGTTGTACTACGAAGTTTTACCTTGTACTGCTAAACAAGACACAGATTGGATAGTATGGCTCAATGGATTGACACAATCTACGCTTTCTTGGAAACTTACTACTCCGTATTTTGAAAAGACACATCATCAGCTGTTAGTAGATTTTATTTTTCAAGGTCAATCTTCAGCTGCGCCGCATTTTAGAACATTTGAGAACCATGCAACGGACATTTTTACGCTTTTAGAACATCTCAACATTTCTACTGCGCACATTGCAGGTATATCCTACGGGGGCGCAGTAGTATTGCGTATGATGCACTTATATTCTCAAAAAATAAAAAGTGCAATACTTATCTCCACTTTTGCTTACAAAACTCCATACTTTGATGCTATTGGTGAAATGTGGAAAAAAGCCCTTTTAGTAGGGGGCTATGAACATTTAGTTGAAGTTATTTTGCCAATTGGCTTGGGCGCTTCGTATTTTGAAAATCCCGTTATTCCAATTGATGTGCTAAAAAATAATCGGATTAGTCAGCAACTTAAACCTGAAAATATCCTTGCACTCATGCAAGCTACCGCATCAAGCGAAAGAAATTACTTACCTGTTATAGCTCAAAATCCTACTAAGTCGCTGATTATCCACGGAGAGGAAGACTTTTTATGTCCGCCTAAATTTGGGCAGGACCTACATCAAGTTTTGCCAAATAGCAAATTGATTGTTATTCCCAAAGCAGGTCATACACTTAATTTGGAAGCCGTACCACAATTAGCTGCGCACATTTTAAGTTTTATTAGTTAG
- the atpD gene encoding F0F1 ATP synthase subunit beta produces MANIGRIAQIIGPVVDVDFSEKGSTLPKILNALVVTRPDGSKLYLECQKHLGEERVRTIAMDSTDGLTRGMPVEDLGRTIEMPTGDEIRGRLFNVVGEAIDGLPQPKSEKGYSIHKSPPVFEQLSTEVQVLYTGIKVIDLLEPYPKGGKIGLFGGAGVGKTVLIMELINNIAKAYSGLSVFAGVGERTREGNELLREMIEANVIKYGEAFKRSMQEGDWDLSKVDYNALKESQATLVFGQMNEPPGARARVALSGLSIAEYFRDGDEKSGGRDILFFIDNVFRFTQAGSEVSALLGRMPSAVGYQPTLSTEMGFMQERITSTKRGSITSVQAVYVPADDLTDPAPATTFAHLDATTVLSRQIAALGIYPAVDPLDSTSRILTPDVVSKEHYQCAQRVKEILQRYKDLQDIIAILGLDELSDEDKLVVYRARKVQRFLSQPFHVAEQFTGMKGKLVSIQDTIKGFNAIINGEVDHMDENAFYLVGTLEEAIEKDKKIKAELNK; encoded by the coding sequence ATGGCAAACATAGGTCGTATTGCCCAAATTATAGGTCCGGTGGTAGATGTGGACTTTTCAGAAAAAGGTTCTACATTACCTAAGATACTCAATGCCTTAGTAGTTACTCGCCCTGATGGTTCTAAGTTGTATTTAGAGTGTCAGAAGCACTTGGGCGAGGAGCGTGTACGCACAATTGCAATGGACAGTACAGATGGCTTAACACGCGGGATGCCTGTGGAAGACTTAGGTAGAACTATAGAAATGCCCACAGGGGATGAGATTCGGGGAAGGTTGTTTAATGTTGTAGGTGAAGCCATTGACGGACTTCCACAACCTAAATCAGAAAAGGGGTATTCTATTCATAAAAGCCCACCTGTTTTTGAACAATTAAGTACAGAAGTACAAGTTTTATATACAGGAATTAAAGTTATTGACCTACTTGAACCCTACCCTAAGGGGGGTAAAATTGGTTTATTTGGGGGTGCGGGAGTAGGTAAAACAGTTCTTATCATGGAACTGATAAACAATATTGCTAAGGCTTATTCAGGTCTGTCTGTATTTGCAGGAGTTGGAGAGCGTACTCGCGAAGGAAATGAATTACTTCGTGAAATGATTGAGGCTAATGTAATCAAATACGGAGAAGCTTTCAAACGTAGCATGCAAGAAGGAGATTGGGATTTGAGTAAAGTAGATTACAACGCACTTAAAGAGTCTCAAGCTACACTAGTATTTGGGCAAATGAACGAACCCCCTGGGGCAAGAGCAAGGGTAGCTTTATCGGGACTTTCCATAGCAGAATATTTCCGCGATGGCGATGAAAAGAGTGGTGGAAGAGATATTTTATTCTTTATTGACAATGTATTCCGTTTCACACAAGCAGGTTCAGAAGTATCTGCGCTTTTAGGGCGTATGCCTTCTGCCGTAGGATATCAGCCTACACTTTCCACAGAAATGGGCTTTATGCAAGAGCGCATTACTTCTACTAAACGTGGATCTATTACCTCTGTACAAGCAGTATACGTACCTGCTGACGACTTAACAGACCCCGCACCTGCTACCACTTTTGCACACTTGGATGCCACTACGGTACTTTCCCGTCAAATTGCAGCTTTGGGAATTTATCCTGCTGTAGACCCATTAGATTCTACCTCTCGCATCCTTACCCCTGACGTAGTTTCCAAAGAGCACTACCAATGCGCTCAAAGAGTAAAAGAAATTTTGCAACGCTATAAGGACCTACAAGATATCATTGCTATTTTGGGGCTAGACGAACTTTCCGATGAAGATAAACTAGTAGTTTATAGGGCCCGCAAGGTACAACGTTTCCTTAGCCAACCTTTCCACGTAGCTGAACAGTTCACAGGTATGAAGGGAAAATTAGTGTCAATTCAAGATACCATAAAAGGATTTAATGCAATTATTAACGGTGAGGTTGATCACATGGATGAGAATGCTTTTTATCTCGTAGGTACGCTCGAAGAAGCAATTGAGAAAGATAAGAAAATTAAAGCAGAGTTGAATAAATAA